DNA from Larimichthys crocea isolate SSNF chromosome XIII, L_crocea_2.0, whole genome shotgun sequence:
CTCTCTGTCCAGGAAGAGCAGTATGGAGTCACCCAAATTTACCACCCCTAAAGATCCTTACACATTCGATACCAAAGGTGAAGCCCCTGGTCCCAGTGGTTTGAGGCACATCCACAATCCTGAGGCAGATCCAACAGGTACCCAGGAGCTGTCAGCAGTGCCGCTGCTTAGAAGCCACTCAATGCCATCATCTACCAGCCAAGGAGAGCCCTCCACCTCTGGAACCATGTCTCCCAGAAGTTACCGTCTCTGCCAGTCATTTGATGAGCAGCAAGCAGTGGTAGCAGAGATGAGGGTTGGCCATTCCCAGCGCATGCTGCGGCGGCAGCCTGCCATAGAAGTTCCACTGGGAGCTGAGCTACTGCTGGAAGAGGCCAgtcccaccacctcctcctcagccaGAGGCATTGAACTGACCAGGCAgccacagcaacaaaaacaaaagactcCAACCCTGTTTGAATGTGAAGGATGTGGGGCCCACTTCCAACACAGTGAAGGCTACGAGGCCCACAGAGGCATATGCCCAGGGCAGCAAACACTAGAACCAGAAAGCAAAGATAAAACATGCAGGGAAGATCGCCCCCAAATGATGATGCACTATAAGTTTAGAGCACTGGCCATGgctgtgaggaagaggaggaaagaggaaagtcttGAAGAGGATCCTCCCAGCCCTGGATCTGTAGCCATGTCAGGCAGCTCTGCAGGCCTAATTCCTGTGCCAAACAGACCAGAGCACAGCCAGGCCCTCTCAGGTTTGTTTATATATTCTTGTGTGAACAAAAAGTTTCATACTTTTAAATCTTCTTTTAATATCTGAGGCACCCAAATAGCTAAAGAAAACATAGACAGAACAAGTAAATATCTGCATCTTCATCACTGATGttaagcaaagaaaaaaatctagtTAAACCACACCAAAGATAAGggaatgaaaaagcaaaaacaaaagcaattaaatgtgaatattcCAAATGAGTATACCAATGGTGGTAGATAAttggttatttattttgtttgttttaaggtgTTTCTTTACAGACAGAgccaaaacagcagcagcagcaggacaggaaGGGCGTGTCTGTCATCCAACACACAAGCTCTTTTGAGAAGCAGGAGAGTATATCCATGGAAAGTCAGGAACCAGACCTCGGAGAgagtcagcaaaaacaaaaaacggagCCAAAACCATCACCCTCTACATCTCGCCTCATCCGCCAGCCAAACATCCAAGTGCCAGAGATCCTTGTTACTGTGGAGCCTGATGCTGACATGCCATCTGTGTCACCACCAGTGACAGCATCCTCATCCAAGGTACATGATTATTTAAAGTAGCATatggatatatatttttagacattttatacAGTTTGACTGCCTTGCTTTTGTTTACCTATTTCATCCACTTCCGCTCAAAAATAAGGGCCTTCACCCACTGCATGGTTCATGTGAAATAAATGCGAAACATGCATTGATTTAAGGGTGTTTCACTCTTTGATTTAAAGTCTTCTTTAACTTCAACATCCTAAGAAAAAGTTTGAGCAGATGAGCAGACAATGTCTCTTCATCTTACACAGaatgttaaattaataaacTATGTATCCGTCCtaggaggcagagagagtggaggagttCCAGTGGCCTCAGCGTAGCCAGAGTTTGGCCCAGCTCCCTGCAGAGAAGCTGccaccaaagaagaagagactcCGCCTGGCAGAAGCAGCCCAGTCCTCTGGGGAGTCTAGCTTTgagtctgtgtctctgcctcGCAGCCCCAGTCAAGAGAGCAACATCTCCCACACTTCAAGCCTTTCCGCTTCTTTTGAGGACACCGCAAGATCAGAGCCTGCCGTCTGGGTCTCAAGTAGTCAAAGCTCCCAGATGTTGATGGTGCCATCCACTTCTCACCAACACCACCAAAGTCACAAGGAGATGAGGCGTTCAGCCTCAGAGCAGACCCCAACCAGCCCCCAACAAACAGAGCAGGTTTCAGAGAACAGAAGTAAATCCTTCGACTATGGGTCCTTGTCCCCTCAGCAGTCTGCATCCGCatggaaagaaaggagaaagtgtCTTCTTGTGAAGCATGCCACCTTGGGGGAAcctgagcaggaggagggggccAGCATGAGTCAGTTGTCTAGAGCAGAGAGTCCAAAACCTGGGCCTTCACACTCCATCCACCCTCCTCTGTACTCAACTGAGACAAGCTCCCGGTTCACCCTGGAAGCCACAGGGAAAACCTTGCAATTGTTACAGCCACAAATCTTCCCGCCCCCTCAGGATTTGCTCCCTTTGCATCCCAGAGGCCAGCAAGCCTTTCCCCCAGGATCACTATCCCAACTGCTCCCTGTTACCACAGCCTTCTCTGAAGTACTGTCCACCCAAATCATCCACAGAGCCTTCATACATTCGCAGACAGGACCTCCACAGATACAGTTACACCCACAGATCCACATGGCAGAACGGTTGGGTATGCCATTTCATCAGCTACCTGCTTTAGTTCCTCTTCAGTTTTCTTCAAGGACTAGAGCTAGTCCAGCCGTGTACTTGCCTTTTCCTCCAAGACTTACCACACatgttcctcctccttccactaCAGAGAGCAGACAAGCCATTTCTTCCATGTCTTCTGCCCTTACTCATCAATCTCTTGTAACAATCTCCTACCACCACCCACGGCCAGTCATTGCCACATGCCTCGCACAGCTTACACCAGTAGTGTCCCTTGTGGTGCCAGTGCGCCTCCAGACCCATATACCTACCTATGCCAGTGCCATGTATACCACGCTGTCCCAGATCTTGGCCTCTACTCGCCAACAGGAGCCCATTTCTTGCACAGCGATGGTCATCATGGGCCAGGTGGAGCGGGATAAACTGCAACGGTCCTATTTGAAAGTCCCCTCCCCAGACATCAAAAGCCTTCTTCCCCTGTCTCTGCCCACAGAACTGGCTTCAGGATCTGGGGAGGGATATGGTCCACTGGGGGCTGGAGGAAGTAAACGCATGCTTTCTCCTGCTGCCAGTCTGGAACTCAGCACAGAGGCTCAACGTCACCAGAAAAGGGTAAaagaagaaggggagggggacaacaaggcaggagaggaggaggaacatgTAGAACAGAAAGtaagacaggaagaagaaagtaaagccactgggagaaaactggaagaaggagagaagaaacagacagagagggtaGGGGTTACAACTGTGAAAGTGGAGGGGAAGCGGGAGCAAGGACCAAGGAAACATAacgaggaaaaggaggaggaggaatcaACTGAAAAGACaagtaaaaaaaaggaggaggtgcCAGTTGTGCAAGAGGGGGTTGAAAGACAAAGCACCCCTTCATACCCCACCCTCCAAACCTCCACCTCAGTCAACTGGTGCTACCTGAACTATGTTAAACCCAACCCATCTGCCCTGAGGGACCCCTGCAGCTCAGTTTATTCTACCTGGAGCCTCAGTGGCCACAACCCCAACTTGCCAGGCCTCAGCACTAAGGTGGCGTTGTCTCTACTGTGCTCTAAACAAAAGCACACCACAGAAACGTACACCATGGCCATGGCCCCGACCCCGGCCAAAAGCAAATTGGCCCCTGCCAGTAGCAGGACTCCACGTGTGTCAGAGGTAAACATAACCACAATACACTTATTGTATTTATAGGTTTATGTAAACTCCTCTGTTAAAGAGACCATAAACCTCTATTGAATGTTATCTTTTTTAACTAGCCTGTAGGTTTTACATATGTCTTCATTAATGTGCTTAAAGGGGTATTccacacatttaaatgtgtggACATAAGTTGAATGAAGCCATCTGTGGCTTATCCTCTAGTAGCCAATACTAGCTGAACACACCCAaatcttcagcttgttttgtggGTAAATCGGTcttgacaaggaagaagaattTTAACTGTCCATCAAGAGAGTCTGATAATGTTATATTGCAGCACTAAATTGGTGGAGTGCtcttttaacaataaaatagttaacattttattttaagttgttttgaatttttctATGTGTGTCTTGAGTGTAGGTACATGCCACCCCACCAAGCACCCTCACCAAAATAAaggatcagcagcagcagcagcagcagcagcatgaaaaggaggagaataaagagatgagagaagaggaaggaccTTCCACTTCCAAACAGAGTGAGGCGTCTCGTGTTCGCATCTTTGAAGGCGGGTAAGAACCACAGGAGTGAGACAGTTAAAATGCACATCATTTAATCCAAATCTCAATATTTGCGCATAATGGCGGTGCCTCATTACACAAGTAATCCGTTCTTCTGTCACAAACTGATGCTTGATGACAACAAAACAGCCATTGTGGAGAGCTGTCGAGAGTGCACAGAGAATTACAGTAACAGATGGGAGGCAGTGGAACCCGCAGAGACTTCATTTGTACCTGCAGCCAAGCTTTTTCCTCTTACTGCTGgcatgagtgtttgtgttttagaagTGTTAATTCGGAGAGATAgccgtgtgtttgtgcatgtttgggtgtgtatgtgcgtgcgtgcgtgtgtgtgtgaaggggaaAAGGCTGTCTCCAACTTCAC
Protein-coding regions in this window:
- the hivep3b gene encoding transcription factor HIVEP3, with product MEAEPSRPADGDRSGRQEQQHVKAESSLGACPPQQPQQPPNPRPVHRALGRLQNRQPKRSDLLLRLQQQQAVSWQHPDTPGPSGGSFFSPASSSTSSLPSTSSTRGDHGHGVPSQSSQEGPEGVSSTKRAEKKPQKPGKYVCSWCGRPCAKPSVLQKHIRSHTGERPYPCAPCGFSFKTKSNLYKHRKSHAHRIKAGLASSRDEPSLSGPEGSGIGEDQEEHTEGESTESEEETGQHKKSSSKEMLGQQKKGGKELLGSSEESQRPEDSQAVKQRLALRLSERKRGPMASPDDPPSSLSTSSSSLGPGSKGSTESGYFSGSASGSTELSQVSPPSASAKTYAEIILGKYGRLGGQQRSPHQQQPHSSLSSSSGTEDKNIPFAVPKTQVIEHITKLITINEAVVDTSEIDSVKPRRSSLSRKSSMESPKFTTPKDPYTFDTKGEAPGPSGLRHIHNPEADPTGTQELSAVPLLRSHSMPSSTSQGEPSTSGTMSPRSYRLCQSFDEQQAVVAEMRVGHSQRMLRRQPAIEVPLGAELLLEEASPTTSSSARGIELTRQPQQQKQKTPTLFECEGCGAHFQHSEGYEAHRGICPGQQTLEPESKDKTCREDRPQMMMHYKFRALAMAVRKRRKEESLEEDPPSPGSVAMSGSSAGLIPVPNRPEHSQALSGVSLQTEPKQQQQQDRKGVSVIQHTSSFEKQESISMESQEPDLGESQQKQKTEPKPSPSTSRLIRQPNIQVPEILVTVEPDADMPSVSPPVTASSSKEAERVEEFQWPQRSQSLAQLPAEKLPPKKKRLRLAEAAQSSGESSFESVSLPRSPSQESNISHTSSLSASFEDTARSEPAVWVSSSQSSQMLMVPSTSHQHHQSHKEMRRSASEQTPTSPQQTEQVSENRSKSFDYGSLSPQQSASAWKERRKCLLVKHATLGEPEQEEGASMSQLSRAESPKPGPSHSIHPPLYSTETSSRFTLEATGKTLQLLQPQIFPPPQDLLPLHPRGQQAFPPGSLSQLLPVTTAFSEVLSTQIIHRAFIHSQTGPPQIQLHPQIHMAERLGMPFHQLPALVPLQFSSRTRASPAVYLPFPPRLTTHVPPPSTTESRQAISSMSSALTHQSLVTISYHHPRPVIATCLAQLTPVVSLVVPVRLQTHIPTYASAMYTTLSQILASTRQQEPISCTAMVIMGQVERDKLQRSYLKVPSPDIKSLLPLSLPTELASGSGEGYGPLGAGGSKRMLSPAASLELSTEAQRHQKRVKEEGEGDNKAGEEEEHVEQKVRQEEESKATGRKLEEGEKKQTERVGVTTVKVEGKREQGPRKHNEEKEEEESTEKTSKKKEEVPVVQEGVERQSTPSYPTLQTSTSVNWCYLNYVKPNPSALRDPCSSVYSTWSLSGHNPNLPGLSTKVALSLLCSKQKHTTETYTMAMAPTPAKSKLAPASSRTPRVSEVHATPPSTLTKIKDQQQQQQQQHEKEENKEMREEEGPSTSKQSEASRVRIFEGGYKSNEEYVYVRGRGRGKYICGECGIRCKKPSMLKKHIRTHTDVRPYICKHCNFAFKTKGNLTKHMKSKAHGKKCQAMGVSESSLDEPESEETETAGSDERVCGSEEQEEHQFSDVEESEDDDDNDDDDEEEEESVSHDDPPSSCSSDTHPSTGGHSTCSRHSHQGTPEREPPGLSPGPAQEPSPRGVWPNRRAASPGSRRALFSRRAWKASPRAFSPSSESCSPSRSLSPRVELSSPIHSLSPRTELSSPSRHVSPSPERGPSPIRPLSPLRPISPSCYRSSQAWMPSSPLGLQHRTPGYLPWESPSTKGSHVKPEKSGTAAEGQTLPEASLFPPAFRLSTFESYPGHQTPDNIFSHLPMHSQQAKVPCLMIPIGGIQMVQARPRSHPTTPSSPTSPPMEGPSLARFESYWGGTPRTQGLRTPGDHWSEHQVAGTSQSGRCVLSTALTCSKPELETTDSKQYGSSHSSAQTHSSPTETTEHCVRDSRSRASLSLGAPIASNVTGQKPKGEEPHSGGDGMDGGAKGDSARTDQST